A single window of Flavobacterium aestivum DNA harbors:
- a CDS encoding SPFH domain-containing protein codes for MQFLLTNWWIFLIILSLLFYKFVLRVFFGMVIVPEDKIGLVTKKFVLFGAAKSLPDGRIIATKGEAGFQAKTLAPGLYWGMWPWQYSVNMTPFTIIPEGNIGLVLSKDGAEIPTGRILAQKVNSDNFQDATMFLDNGGQKGRQSAFITTGSYRINTYLFEVVVSPQIVISENMVGIVTAMDGEPIPIGQIAGKFVEGHNNFQDFDLFLKNGGNRGLQPQVMLAGSYYINTWAIQIEQTPMTDVPIGYVGVVISYIGEDGQDVTGDNFKHGNIVSKGQRGVWMEPFGPGKYALNKYTTKLEPVPTTNLVLNWADARSESHNLDQNLSTITVRSKDGFPFNLDVSQIIHVPANEAPKVIARFGSMNNLVSQVLEPTIGNYFRNSAQESDVISFLSTRKERQESAKNHIKVVLDEYNVNAVDTLIGDIVPPESLMKTLTDRKIAEEEQKTYQTQKMAQEQRQGMEKETAIADMQKEIVRASQSVEIAQRTADATVKKAEGDATSLKLNVNAEAEATKMRANAEAEATKARAGAQAEATKLTASAEAERISKTGLAEAEKIMAIGKSTAESYQLQVSAMGGDNFTKYKITEEIGKGNIKVIPDVLISGNNGTDGSMSGLLGLKLMEMMDTEKN; via the coding sequence ATGCAATTTTTACTTACTAACTGGTGGATATTCTTAATTATCCTATCCCTACTTTTTTACAAATTTGTTTTGCGCGTGTTCTTCGGAATGGTTATCGTTCCAGAAGACAAAATTGGATTGGTAACCAAAAAATTCGTCCTCTTTGGAGCGGCAAAATCATTGCCCGATGGCCGAATTATCGCTACCAAAGGCGAAGCCGGTTTTCAGGCCAAAACTCTTGCTCCGGGGCTCTACTGGGGAATGTGGCCTTGGCAATATTCAGTAAACATGACACCATTTACCATTATTCCCGAAGGAAATATTGGTTTGGTATTGAGTAAAGATGGTGCCGAAATCCCAACGGGACGCATCCTTGCCCAAAAAGTAAACTCAGACAATTTTCAGGATGCCACAATGTTTTTGGACAATGGCGGACAAAAAGGACGTCAATCAGCATTCATAACAACAGGTTCATACCGTATCAATACGTATTTATTTGAAGTGGTGGTTTCTCCTCAAATTGTAATTTCTGAAAATATGGTCGGAATTGTAACCGCTATGGATGGTGAACCCATTCCTATCGGACAAATTGCCGGTAAATTTGTAGAAGGACACAATAACTTTCAGGATTTTGACCTATTCCTCAAAAATGGAGGAAATCGTGGATTACAACCTCAAGTAATGCTTGCCGGTTCTTATTACATCAATACATGGGCCATTCAAATAGAGCAAACTCCTATGACCGATGTGCCTATTGGATACGTTGGAGTTGTAATTTCATATATTGGCGAAGACGGACAAGATGTAACAGGAGATAATTTCAAACACGGAAATATCGTTTCAAAAGGACAGCGCGGTGTTTGGATGGAGCCTTTTGGTCCAGGAAAATATGCTCTTAATAAATACACCACAAAATTAGAACCGGTTCCTACAACCAACTTGGTACTGAACTGGGCTGATGCCAGAAGTGAATCTCATAATCTAGACCAAAACCTATCAACGATTACCGTTCGATCAAAAGATGGTTTCCCATTTAATCTAGATGTATCACAAATCATTCATGTTCCTGCCAATGAAGCTCCAAAAGTAATTGCCCGTTTTGGTAGCATGAACAATCTTGTTTCTCAGGTTCTGGAACCAACTATTGGAAATTATTTCAGAAACTCAGCTCAGGAAAGCGATGTAATCTCGTTTCTTTCAACCAGAAAAGAGCGTCAGGAATCAGCCAAAAATCACATCAAAGTTGTTTTGGATGAATACAATGTAAATGCAGTAGATACTCTAATTGGAGATATCGTTCCTCCAGAATCATTGATGAAAACATTGACAGATAGAAAAATTGCCGAAGAAGAGCAAAAAACCTATCAAACCCAAAAAATGGCACAGGAACAACGCCAAGGAATGGAAAAAGAAACTGCAATTGCCGATATGCAAAAGGAAATCGTTCGAGCTTCCCAAAGTGTTGAGATTGCACAGCGTACTGCCGATGCTACCGTTAAAAAAGCCGAAGGAGACGCTACAAGTTTAAAACTGAATGTAAATGCCGAAGCCGAAGCTACTAAAATGCGTGCCAATGCCGAAGCCGAAGCTACCAAAGCCAGAGCGGGTGCACAAGCCGAAGCTACTAAACTTACTGCAAGTGCCGAGGCCGAAAGAATCTCTAAAACGGGTCTTGCCGAAGCAGAGAAAATCATGGCAATTGGTAAATCTACAGCCGAATCGTATCAGCTTCAAGTTTCTGCAATGGGTGGTGATAACTTTACAAAATACAAAATCACCGAAGAAATAGGAAAAGGAAATATCAAAGTTATTCCTGATGTTCTTATTTCTGGCAACAATGGTACAGACGGATCTATGAGCGGACTTCTAGGTCTTAAACTTATGGAAATGATGGATACTGAAAAAAACTAA
- a CDS encoding YdeI/OmpD-associated family protein, giving the protein MTNNDQWEIELEILKSIIAKTELVETNKWGGCVYVVNNKNVIGVGGFKNFFTLWFFNGVFLKDEKKHLVNANEGVTKSLRQWRFTSKEEINEAEVLAYIQEAIENEKQEKIIKPEKTKTEVIIPDIFQKELDANASLKEAFLKFSPYKQKEFLEYIETAKREETKLSRIEKIKPMILDNIGLNDKYR; this is encoded by the coding sequence ATGACCAACAACGATCAATGGGAAATTGAATTAGAGATTCTGAAATCTATTATCGCAAAAACCGAATTGGTTGAAACCAATAAATGGGGCGGTTGCGTATACGTGGTCAATAACAAAAATGTGATAGGAGTTGGAGGATTCAAGAACTTCTTTACCCTTTGGTTCTTTAATGGTGTGTTTCTAAAAGATGAAAAGAAACATTTGGTCAATGCCAATGAAGGCGTTACCAAATCATTGCGCCAGTGGCGTTTTACATCCAAAGAAGAAATCAATGAAGCCGAAGTGCTAGCCTACATTCAGGAAGCTATAGAGAATGAAAAACAGGAAAAAATAATTAAACCCGAAAAGACAAAAACGGAAGTTATAATTCCTGACATTTTCCAGAAAGAATTAGATGCCAATGCTAGCTTGAAGGAAGCATTCCTAAAATTTAGTCCCTACAAACAAAAGGAATTTTTAGAATACATAGAAACGGCAAAACGTGAAGAAACTAAACTTTCCAGAATAGAAAAGATAAAACCTATGATCTTGGACAACATAGGTCTGAATGATAAATACAGGTAA
- a CDS encoding ion channel codes for MALFNRLNFKGKSLINTGFGTSASSYGGRFINKDGSVNATKKGVGIFGKISWYHTMLDMPTWKFLSILFLFYIVINLVFALLYFGIGIEHLNGIETTDDIWVQFGQAYFFSAQTFTTVGYGHISPTGFYTSALSSAEALIGLLSFAIATGLFFGRFSKPSIFLKFSDNVIIAPFNNGKALMFRLSPYKNTNYIDAEVNVTVGMQIEENGVMTNKFFTLDLEYQKINSLALSWTLVHPITSESPLYGLVASDYDSILGEIIVVIKTFDDMFSTTVATRTSYTFKEVVYGAKFKPMYSRSENNESTVLDLGLLNTFDRVAID; via the coding sequence ATGGCATTATTTAATCGATTGAATTTTAAGGGGAAATCACTGATCAATACAGGATTTGGAACTAGTGCGTCCAGTTATGGAGGACGTTTTATCAATAAGGATGGCTCGGTAAACGCAACCAAAAAAGGAGTTGGTATTTTTGGCAAAATCAGTTGGTATCATACCATGCTGGACATGCCTACCTGGAAATTCCTTTCGATTCTTTTCTTGTTTTATATTGTCATTAATCTTGTGTTTGCGTTATTGTATTTTGGGATTGGGATAGAGCATCTCAATGGGATTGAAACAACTGATGATATCTGGGTACAATTTGGACAGGCTTATTTTTTTAGTGCGCAAACTTTTACCACAGTGGGTTATGGCCATATCAGCCCTACTGGGTTTTATACGAGTGCTTTGTCTTCTGCCGAAGCTTTGATAGGATTGTTGAGTTTTGCCATTGCTACCGGTTTGTTTTTTGGGAGATTCAGTAAGCCTTCTATTTTTTTGAAATTCTCCGACAATGTTATTATCGCACCTTTTAATAATGGCAAAGCATTGATGTTTAGATTATCTCCCTACAAAAACACCAATTATATTGATGCTGAGGTCAATGTAACAGTTGGGATGCAAATTGAGGAAAATGGGGTTATGACGAATAAGTTTTTTACACTGGATTTAGAATATCAAAAAATAAACTCGTTGGCACTAAGCTGGACATTGGTTCACCCAATAACAAGCGAAAGTCCTTTGTACGGATTGGTAGCCTCAGACTATGATTCGATATTGGGTGAAATTATTGTGGTTATCAAAACATTTGATGATATGTTTAGCACCACGGTTGCAACGCGAACTTCTTATACTTTTAAAGAAGTTGTTTATGGAGCCAAATTCAAGCCTATGTATTCTAGAAGCGAAAATAATGAAAGCACGGTTCTGGACTTAGGTTTGTTAAACACCTTTGATAGAGTGGCTATAGATTAG
- a CDS encoding AAA family ATPase, with product MIIKFQGEHKSLKTFESQNLDDFSVITGKNGCGKSQLIELIGLKANSELSPLLSFDFEPKISKIQLEGIENSDLSALNNSNWKSKIDLYINQFNSLGENTKLLVELMVNDSIWMTSEVNEPFFKSITTIPTSQVEELVTNSLKEIEPKWFTQQRAYSEIAYRLRQHNFFTEIIRKTVLVSIFVARYRNKPISDLVGGDFYLTPVPDYFLDDPKLFGSQLEFVFYNYAKRRDQNQRLFFEKSTYDEENNSISDEEFIKTFIPPWTSINVILSQHNLKFQFKGIDRKDFSSDANISFQLIKTTVGKDIEFQHLSSGEKVIIGLIIKLFTSYYYSEKLEFPELIVLDEPDAHLHPEMSKLLIDVLLGTFVQKLGIKVIVVTHSPSTVALCPDNSIYQLENEPVTTLHKIEKNEALKLLTDFIPTLSIDYKNHKQVFVESPTDIRYYQTIFNKLNQERNYPFRLYFISNSYGKGSCEQVIKIVDDIRESGNTTVFGIIDWDLKNSSNTFVKVHGENKRYNVENYLYDPIYLSILFMNLKAHGIYKELGIEETINQYLIGNESDEFLQKISDWFFSKYYEVHKINEGLISDLVEVEYLNGKKIKMPIWFLQFQGHDYETRLKQVFNALDKFTGEGKLQQEITTIVGKCYPFIPKDSELLIEEIINGG from the coding sequence ATGATTATAAAATTTCAAGGAGAACATAAATCTTTAAAAACATTCGAGAGTCAAAATCTTGACGACTTTTCAGTAATTACAGGAAAAAATGGGTGTGGCAAAAGTCAATTAATAGAACTTATAGGATTAAAAGCAAACAGTGAGTTAAGTCCTCTTTTGAGTTTCGATTTTGAGCCTAAAATTTCCAAGATACAATTAGAAGGAATTGAAAATAGCGATCTATCCGCTTTAAACAATTCAAATTGGAAAAGTAAAATAGATCTATATATTAATCAATTTAATTCATTAGGGGAAAACACAAAATTGCTGGTTGAGTTGATGGTAAATGATAGCATCTGGATGACTTCTGAAGTCAATGAGCCATTTTTTAAATCAATTACAACAATTCCAACTTCTCAAGTAGAGGAATTGGTTACAAATTCATTAAAAGAAATTGAGCCAAAATGGTTTACGCAACAAAGAGCATATAGTGAGATTGCCTACAGATTACGACAACATAATTTTTTCACCGAAATTATAAGAAAAACAGTGTTAGTGTCAATATTTGTAGCGAGATATAGAAATAAGCCAATTTCAGATCTAGTTGGAGGTGATTTCTACCTTACACCTGTTCCAGATTATTTCTTAGATGACCCCAAATTATTTGGCTCTCAATTAGAATTTGTATTTTATAATTATGCCAAAAGGAGGGATCAAAACCAAAGACTTTTTTTTGAAAAATCAACTTACGATGAAGAAAATAATTCGATTTCAGACGAAGAATTTATCAAGACATTTATACCACCTTGGACATCGATAAATGTGATATTAAGTCAACATAATTTAAAGTTTCAATTCAAAGGAATAGATAGGAAAGATTTTTCTAGTGATGCAAATATCTCATTTCAATTAATAAAAACGACTGTTGGTAAGGATATAGAGTTTCAACATTTATCATCAGGCGAAAAGGTTATTATTGGTCTAATCATAAAGTTATTTACTAGTTATTATTATAGTGAAAAGTTAGAGTTCCCTGAATTAATTGTTCTAGATGAGCCTGACGCTCATCTACATCCCGAAATGTCCAAGTTACTTATTGATGTATTGCTTGGCACTTTCGTACAAAAATTGGGAATAAAAGTAATCGTTGTTACTCATTCTCCCTCGACTGTTGCGCTTTGTCCTGACAACTCAATTTATCAGTTAGAAAATGAACCGGTAACAACCTTACATAAAATTGAAAAAAATGAAGCATTAAAACTTCTTACAGATTTTATACCTACTTTGTCTATTGATTATAAAAATCATAAGCAAGTATTCGTTGAAAGCCCAACAGATATAAGATATTATCAAACTATATTTAATAAACTAAACCAAGAAAGAAACTATCCATTTAGATTGTATTTTATCTCAAATTCATATGGAAAAGGGAGTTGTGAACAAGTTATAAAAATTGTGGACGACATTAGAGAATCTGGAAATACAACTGTTTTTGGAATAATAGACTGGGATCTTAAAAATTCTTCAAATACCTTTGTAAAAGTTCATGGAGAAAATAAAAGATATAATGTGGAAAATTACCTATACGATCCCATATATCTGTCGATTCTTTTTATGAATTTGAAAGCTCACGGGATTTATAAAGAGCTTGGTATTGAAGAAACCATTAACCAATATTTAATCGGAAATGAGTCTGATGAATTTCTGCAAAAGATATCAGATTGGTTCTTCAGCAAATATTACGAAGTGCATAAAATAAATGAAGGATTAATTTCGGATCTTGTAGAAGTCGAATATTTAAACGGCAAGAAAATTAAGATGCCTATTTGGTTTTTACAGTTTCAAGGTCATGATTATGAAACCAGGCTAAAACAGGTATTTAACGCATTAGATAAATTTACTGGAGAAGGTAAATTACAACAAGAAATTACGACCATAGTCGGGAAATGCTATCCTTTTATACCGAAAGACTCTGAACTGCTAATTGAAGAAATAATAAACGGAGGCTAA
- the pepT gene encoding peptidase T: protein MQHIIDRFISYVTVDTESDPNSNTTPSTAKQWDLANKLVEELKAIGLQDVTIDDKAYIMATLPSNVDHEVPTIGFVSHFDTTPDFTGANVKPQIVPNYDGKDIVLNAEQNIILSPSYFKDLLQYKGQTLITTDGTTLLGADDKAGITEIVTAMEFLINNPEIKHGKIRVGFTPDEEIGRGAHHFDVEKFGADWAYTMDGSQIGELEYENFNAAGAKITFKGKSVHPGYAKGKMINSMLIANDFINELPKEETPQDTKGYQGFFHIHHLTGSIEETVLELIIRDHSKKKFEKRKDLIAKITKKFNKKFAKKFGEDIVIAEIKDQYYNMKEKVLPVKYIVDIAESAMKEVGIKPLIKPIRGGTDGCQLSYKGLPCPNIFAGGHNFHGKYEYVPVESMQKATEVIVKIAELTAKGDYLNKEVKTKKRR from the coding sequence ATGCAACATATTATTGATCGTTTTATCAGTTACGTTACTGTAGATACCGAATCGGATCCAAACTCAAATACAACTCCCAGTACCGCAAAACAATGGGATTTGGCTAATAAATTAGTAGAAGAACTAAAAGCCATCGGATTACAAGACGTAACCATAGATGACAAAGCTTATATAATGGCTACCCTACCAAGTAATGTAGACCATGAAGTACCTACAATTGGTTTCGTTTCTCACTTTGATACCACTCCAGATTTTACAGGAGCCAATGTAAAACCACAAATTGTTCCTAATTATGACGGGAAAGACATTGTGCTGAATGCTGAACAAAACATTATCCTCTCCCCTTCTTACTTCAAAGACTTATTGCAATACAAAGGACAAACCCTAATTACCACAGACGGAACAACACTACTAGGTGCCGATGATAAGGCTGGAATTACGGAAATTGTTACTGCAATGGAATTCTTGATTAACAATCCGGAAATCAAACACGGAAAAATTAGAGTTGGTTTTACTCCAGATGAAGAAATTGGTCGTGGCGCTCATCATTTTGATGTTGAGAAATTTGGAGCTGATTGGGCTTACACCATGGACGGAAGCCAAATAGGCGAATTAGAATACGAGAATTTTAATGCGGCTGGAGCCAAAATTACCTTCAAGGGGAAAAGTGTTCATCCTGGTTATGCCAAAGGTAAAATGATCAACTCCATGCTTATTGCCAATGACTTCATCAATGAATTACCAAAAGAGGAAACTCCACAGGACACAAAAGGATACCAAGGTTTTTTCCATATTCACCACCTAACGGGAAGTATAGAAGAAACTGTATTGGAATTAATCATTCGCGATCACAGCAAGAAAAAGTTTGAAAAACGCAAAGATTTAATTGCCAAAATCACTAAAAAATTCAACAAGAAGTTTGCTAAAAAATTCGGTGAGGATATCGTAATTGCCGAAATAAAAGACCAGTATTACAATATGAAAGAAAAGGTACTACCTGTAAAATATATTGTAGATATTGCCGAAAGTGCCATGAAAGAAGTTGGAATCAAACCACTTATCAAACCTATTCGCGGAGGAACAGATGGTTGCCAATTATCATACAAAGGTTTACCTTGTCCTAATATTTTTGCCGGTGGACATAATTTTCACGGAAAGTATGAATATGTACCTGTAGAGAGTATGCAGAAAGCAACCGAAGTAATTGTAAAAATTGCCGAATTAACTGCCAAAGGCGACTATCTAAACAAAGAGGTTAAGACCAAAAAAAGAAGATAA
- a CDS encoding helix-turn-helix domain-containing protein has protein sequence MSTLTKPNHIGRKISRIRELRDMKQEALAQALGTNQQAISAMENSETIDEEKLAEVAKVLGVTVEAIKNFSEEAVINYFNTFNDTDFSNSQGAFGQNHQCTFNPLDKVVELYERLVQAEKDKVEYLEKLLKGNNLL, from the coding sequence ATGAGCACATTAACAAAACCAAATCACATAGGCCGAAAAATCAGCCGTATTCGTGAACTCCGAGACATGAAACAAGAAGCTTTAGCACAAGCTTTAGGAACAAACCAGCAGGCAATATCTGCTATGGAGAATAGCGAAACTATAGACGAAGAAAAACTTGCGGAAGTTGCAAAGGTGCTGGGCGTTACAGTTGAAGCAATAAAAAACTTTTCAGAAGAAGCCGTTATAAATTATTTTAATACTTTTAATGATACTGATTTCAGCAATAGCCAAGGCGCATTTGGTCAAAATCATCAATGCACATTCAATCCTCTTGATAAAGTTGTAGAACTTTACGAACGTTTAGTTCAAGCTGAGAAAGACAAAGTCGAATATTTAGAAAAGTTATTAAAAGGGAATAACCTTTTATAA
- a CDS encoding TrmH family RNA methyltransferase gives MIDLDYLNYLENIITENRKENFLKVLQNRTKHFTVAVEDVFQMHNASAVMRSCEVFGVQELHVIEERFGKRIDKQIAMGAQKWVDISAYDSAANCIDTLKSRGYQIIATTPHANDCLLEDFDISKPSALFFGTEKEGLSEEIIQKADGFLKIPMVGFTESLNISVSAAIVIQNLTNRLRNSDVNWQLTEEEILEKRLDWTRKSIRDIKRIEARYYQ, from the coding sequence ATGATTGATTTAGATTACCTCAATTATCTTGAAAATATAATAACAGAAAACAGAAAAGAAAATTTTTTGAAAGTATTACAAAACAGAACTAAACATTTTACGGTTGCTGTTGAAGATGTTTTTCAGATGCATAATGCTAGTGCGGTAATGCGTAGTTGTGAGGTTTTTGGTGTTCAGGAACTGCATGTTATAGAGGAGCGTTTTGGTAAAAGAATTGATAAGCAAATCGCGATGGGTGCCCAAAAATGGGTTGATATTTCAGCTTACGACAGTGCAGCCAATTGTATTGATACATTAAAGAGCAGGGGATACCAAATTATAGCGACAACACCTCATGCAAATGATTGTTTGCTGGAGGATTTTGATATTTCTAAACCAAGTGCTTTGTTTTTTGGTACTGAAAAAGAAGGATTGTCTGAAGAGATTATCCAGAAAGCTGATGGTTTTCTTAAAATTCCGATGGTAGGTTTTACGGAGAGTTTGAATATCTCGGTTTCGGCTGCGATTGTTATTCAGAACCTGACCAATAGATTGCGTAATTCTGATGTCAACTGGCAGTTGACAGAGGAAGAAATTCTGGAGAAAAGACTGGATTGGACCCGAAAATCCATCAGGGATATTAAGCGAATCGAGGCGAGGTATTATCAGTAA
- a CDS encoding SIR2 family NAD-dependent protein deacylase yields MKKKLVVLTGAGISAESGIKTFRDGDGLWEGHNVMDVATPEGWFKNPSLVLDFYNQRRQQLKEVQPNLGHQILAELENDLDVYIITQNVDDLHERAGSTNITHLHGQLLKVRSSKNENYILDWQDDLNLGDVDHQGNQLRPHIVWFGEQVPALEEAITITEQADYFAVIGTSLQVYPAAGLIDFTKKGTPIYYIDPKPIKIPNLRNPLEVIPNVASEGVRILKEKLQTNL; encoded by the coding sequence ATGAAAAAGAAATTAGTAGTTCTTACCGGTGCCGGAATTAGCGCCGAAAGCGGTATCAAAACATTTCGCGATGGCGACGGATTATGGGAAGGTCATAATGTAATGGATGTTGCCACTCCGGAAGGCTGGTTCAAAAACCCATCCTTAGTACTTGATTTTTATAACCAAAGACGCCAACAGCTAAAAGAAGTACAGCCCAATTTAGGACATCAGATTTTAGCTGAATTAGAAAATGATCTTGACGTTTATATCATTACCCAAAATGTAGATGATTTACACGAACGAGCCGGAAGTACCAATATCACCCATTTGCACGGACAATTATTAAAAGTACGAAGCTCCAAAAATGAAAACTATATCCTGGACTGGCAAGACGACTTAAATCTTGGAGATGTTGACCATCAAGGTAATCAACTTCGTCCGCATATTGTTTGGTTTGGTGAGCAGGTTCCCGCTCTTGAGGAAGCCATCACAATAACTGAACAAGCCGATTATTTTGCGGTTATTGGCACTTCACTACAAGTTTATCCGGCTGCCGGTTTAATTGATTTTACAAAAAAAGGAACACCTATTTATTATATCGATCCTAAACCCATAAAAATCCCTAATCTTAGAAACCCACTAGAAGTAATTCCAAATGTAGCTTCAGAAGGGGTGCGAATTTTAAAAGAAAAACTGCAAACTAATCTATAG
- a CDS encoding sulfite exporter TauE/SafE family protein yields the protein MENTLILIFIFSFLAFSISAICGGGAGLMLIPLLGRLLPISQVPAALSIGTFTSSASRIIVFKKNICWPIVKYFVPAALPAVWLGAWLLKYVNPIYLEIVMGLFLVSNLPFVFKKPKELDNTEKPKNYVLSLIGFSAGFLSGLTGAVGLLFNKFYLRYGLSKEEIVATRAANEIILHLVKIVLYTLFGLITYEVISVGIVVAIAAILSTWSMKWILPFLSEFIFKKIGYFAMVISGFLMLTQSSTNLFNANQAVISTNAKSKGIETILKWQNSNFALEFAYDEGFEFEQSISLTDLTKSQQKLVLEKNKTADKIIIEAVYEIGSKSFEAYYLKKGELIDKIDFK from the coding sequence ATGGAAAACACTCTAATACTCATTTTCATTTTTAGCTTTTTAGCCTTTTCTATCAGTGCTATCTGCGGAGGTGGCGCAGGATTAATGCTCATTCCTTTATTAGGACGACTTTTGCCTATTTCCCAAGTTCCCGCCGCATTATCGATTGGAACATTTACAAGCTCAGCTTCCAGAATAATAGTTTTTAAGAAAAACATTTGCTGGCCTATTGTAAAATATTTTGTACCCGCAGCACTTCCAGCAGTTTGGCTCGGGGCATGGCTACTCAAATATGTAAACCCAATATATTTAGAAATTGTCATGGGACTCTTTTTGGTTAGCAACTTACCTTTTGTTTTTAAAAAGCCAAAAGAATTAGATAATACCGAAAAACCTAAAAATTACGTCTTGTCCCTCATTGGGTTTTCTGCAGGATTTCTATCAGGACTAACTGGTGCAGTTGGTCTTTTATTTAATAAATTTTATTTGCGCTACGGTCTTTCTAAAGAAGAAATTGTAGCCACAAGAGCTGCTAACGAAATCATACTCCATTTGGTAAAAATAGTACTCTACACCTTATTTGGTTTGATCACTTATGAAGTTATTTCCGTTGGTATAGTAGTTGCAATTGCAGCAATACTTTCTACTTGGTCAATGAAATGGATTTTACCTTTTTTGAGTGAATTTATATTTAAAAAAATAGGCTATTTCGCCATGGTAATTTCTGGATTTTTAATGCTAACCCAATCTAGCACCAATCTATTTAATGCCAATCAAGCAGTTATTAGCACCAATGCAAAGTCAAAAGGAATAGAAACCATTTTAAAATGGCAAAACAGCAATTTTGCTCTTGAGTTCGCCTATGATGAAGGTTTTGAATTTGAGCAATCAATTAGTTTGACCGACTTAACTAAATCCCAACAAAAATTAGTTTTAGAAAAGAACAAAACTGCTGACAAAATAATAATTGAGGCCGTTTATGAAATAGGATCCAAATCGTTTGAAGCTTATTATTTAAAAAAAGGAGAACTCATCGACAAAATAGATTTTAAATAA